DNA from Prunus persica cultivar Lovell chromosome G6, Prunus_persica_NCBIv2, whole genome shotgun sequence:
AACTGATCTAATTCGAACAGCTGGTGCCATGAAGCTAGGTCGTAGTCCTCCCAGTTCTATTCTTTCAGGCATGGGTGCGGctgaagacgaaggaatcccAGTTCTCATTCTTGGTGGAGCAGGAATCCTGTTTGGGAAATTTTGTGGTCTTGACCCCAGTGAAGAAGTAGGCCTTACAGTTCTCATTGTTACAGGATCTGCGGCAAATTGTGGTCTTAGGCTTATAGGAGTACTTACTCTTGGAGGATTTTGGGGTCTCAAATTAGGCCTACAAGAGTCAAAGCCGTGAGGCCTTTGTAATCCGAAGTCAACTGGCTTAAAACTAGGATCCATCATCCTAGGGTGAGGCCATCCAAATTGCCCAGTTGGGTTGCATTCCAGCTGAAGTCTTCCAACTTTGCTTCCTAACTCACCAAGGTTCTGTTTCTCATCCTGAACTTGTTCCTGGATTCTTAGTTCTGTGCCGCTGTTTCCAGGACTAAAGGGATCTGACACTACAGATAGAGAGTACTCGGGTGATTCTTCTGGCTTTTCTTCCTGTATCTCTTGAATAGTCACTGTGGACTTGCCCCTGATTGGGTTAGGAACTAAATGGTTTGAGAAGCAGAATGATGGGCCTGATGTAGCAATTGTAATTCTAGGTCCCGCAGAGGTTGACTGTTGCCCCCTTGCTGGAAAGTATAGACAGTGATCAGGGTGGAGCACAGATTGCATAAATGGAAACATCTGAGGAATAGATGGAGTAGCTAGTGAAACAGGAAACGGCAGCAGGCGATTTTGTTGCTGCAATAATTGCTCTTGCTGCCACAATTCATACATTGGGGAATAATTAGAATAAGCCCAGTTCTGGAATTGCATAGGATATAAGCTTGGTGATGGCAGGGTAGATTTGTTGTAGATGGGAATGTATGTCTGCTGTCCATGTCGGCGATCACTTTGAGTATTTTTAGACTCTGACGGCTGAAAACTTCCAAGAATACGAGCAATAATTACTTGTTCCTGTTCTTCATTGCCTCTAGACTCTGCTGAAGAAGTCGAGCCACGTCCAGCCACTGCATGGATAACATGAAATAATTTACATATATTGGCGTTTACCTTCAGTGAAGTAAATTACAGATATGAGCAATTTCCCTGGTTGAACTGGTAAGCAGCAAAATGCATAAAATAGCGCATGGAATATTTCAAGGCGAAGCACAACATGCTTGTTTTCTAGAGCACactcagaagaaaaagaaaacgaacAATAATGAGAAAATGCATACATCTTTTCAGGGCTGTCCAAGCAGCCATCGCAGCATTTTTCTGAGCTTGTTTCTTTGTCCTAGATGGTTCCCCCATAAAGCTCATTCCTGCTAGCTCAACTGTACATGAGAACACAGGAACATGGCCTGGTCCAGATCGAACAGTCGTATAAACAGGAAGGTTCAACCCAGCTCTATGAGCAGTTTCCTGAAGCAAATTCTTGTAAACTCCAGTTTCATCCTGTGCAGCAAAAGACCACAATACTAATTATTGAACAACTATGCACTATCGaactaaaagaagaaaagcaatacaactTTTGCTACTAACCAATACTCTTGCAGCCAATGCTCTGGAAGGGCCTCTTTTTGCAAGTGTGCTCAATGCTACTTCTGCTGCAGCATGTTCTGCCTGTCTAAGAGTAGAGCAAAATGTAGGACTTTCAAAAGTTTCTCCATTGAAGTTGACTGTTGCTTTGAATCGAGGGGCATGGTCTGGTCCTTCTCGGATGCATGAATAAGATGGCAAATTGAAGCAACTTCTCTGAGCCAACTCTTGCAATTGGTTCTTATACATGCCTGTGTATACATGAAACAATGTGGCACATGCCATGGTAGGTTATTTCATTAATTATACACTTGGTGGATGACAAGGGTAATTGGTAAACTGTTCCTAAATTTTCATCATTAGATGATGGTCAGATTATGTGATTTTATTACAATATCTTATTTGCATACGAATTGAcatacaaaaattgaaaaaacttTTTGAcactagaaaaataaaaacttcagCCTCAGGTCTTGACTTGGCAGCAATTCTTGTGGGGATAAGTTTACAAACAGGAGCTGAGCTTCAAAATTCTTGTTACAAACTAGCCACGTCCTCTCTCCACAAGAAGACCCTCATCACCAGTAATCATTACAGGAGCATTTCCCATCAACAAAGTGATGGAAACGATTGGCATCTCTCACAATAAGTTCCCTCCTCacaatcttatatatatatttagtcACATTGTGACAATCAACACATACACGCAGATTCTTGGTGATCCTAATCAAGCTCCCAGCTGGTGTGCTTAAAAGTCCAAATGCAATGGCTAATCTCTCACTGTGGTCCCATTGCAACCTTACCTTCGCAGGCTCATCCACGTCACGAAGAACACCATTTGTATCAGGTACATAATCAGAAGCCTCAACTGCTACTCTTAAATTCTCCAAATGCTGATGAATCTCTGCCCAAGTTGGATGTGAGTTGTCTCCAGCAAAAAATTAGTAAACTTGGTGTCCTACTTCAATCAAGCTACACCCTGGTGTTTTTTTGAGTCCTTTCGTCCTCATGTGGCTTTGAATATAATTTACAGAATCCCATCTCCTTGCTTGAGCATAAATGTTTGATAACACAACATAAATTCCAGGGTTCATGGAATCAATACAAAGTAATCTATCTGCTGTCTTTATACCCCAGATCAATGTTCTTGTGAGCGTGACATCCATTTAGCAATGCTTCAAGAACATAATTTCCTGGTTTATAAGGCATTTGCTCCATCAATGCCTCTGCTTCTTCAAATCGGCCTGCTCAGCTTAAAAGATCCACATAACCAGCGTAGTGTTTTTCCGTCAGCACAATGTCAGGGTCTCTCTCCATGCTATGGAATAATTTGATCCCCTCTTCGACAAGTCCTGAGTGACTACAAGCAGttagaagagagaaaaaggaggTCTCATTTGGCTTAAATCCCTCATCCTTCATTCTTCTATAAACGCCAAGAGCTTGCAGTCCATAACCATGAATACCATAGCTTGTTATCATAGAGTTCCATAGGATAACATCTCCACAAATGGAGCAATTTTCAAATATCCTCTCAgaatactttatttttccacaCTTCGCATACATATCAATCAAGGCTGTCATGTTAACTACACCAAATGCATGGACATGCCGGATTAAATTACCATGAACACTCCTTCCTTTCTTCAGAGAGTCTAAATGGAAACAAGAATGGACTAAACTAACAAGAGTTACTGAATTTGCAGCAATTCCCTCTTCTCGCATCTGACAGAATCGTTTCAAGGCTTCTTCTGCATGCCCATTTTGTGCCAATCCTACCAGCACAGCAGTCCATGTAATCACGTTCCTCTCTTCTATTCTGTCGAAGACAAAAGGTGCTTGCTTTATTGCACCACATTTAGAGTACAGATCAACAATGGCA
Protein-coding regions in this window:
- the LOC18775338 gene encoding double-stranded RNA-binding protein 3, which encodes MYKNQLQELAQRSCFNLPSYSCIREGPDHAPRFKATVNFNGETFESPTFCSTLRQAEHAAAEVALSTLAKRGPSRALAARVLDETGVYKNLLQETAHRAGLNLPVYTTVRSGPGHVPVFSCTVELAGMSFMGEPSRTKKQAQKNAAMAAWTALKRLAGRGSTSSAESRGNEEQEQVIIARILGSFQPSESKNTQSDRRHGQQTYIPIYNKSTLPSPSLYPMQFQNWAYSNYSPMYELWQQEQLLQQQNRLLPFPVSLATPSIPQMFPFMQSVLHPDHCLYFPARGQQSTSAGPRITIATSGPSFCFSNHLVPNPIRGKSTVTIQEIQEEKPEESPEYSLSVVSDPFSPGNSGTELRIQEQVQDEKQNLGELGSKVGRLQLECNPTGQFGWPHPRMMDPSFKPVDFGLQRPHGFDSCRPNLRPQNPPRVSTPISLRPQFAADPVTMRTVRPTSSLGSRPQNFPNRIPAPPRMRTGIPSSSAAPMPERIELGGLRPSFMAPAVRIRSVVPVCSAPPARKMPSSSQRRELPNMEKKDTNQEDTSKAS